From Streptomyces sp. 6-11-2, one genomic window encodes:
- a CDS encoding LysR family transcriptional regulator: MDLEALRSFLAVAKYRSISKAAAGSYVTQPTMSQRLRRLEESLGFALFERGWKGAVLTPQGAYFLPYAAQLIRDLSNASAVLGKKDPSRPRSFAEVAGHPHKVVFGVDNWLSERSVRAVVSSALDVYGADEFRVTSRPATTVIDLLELNQLDAGLFYSTEADHPFHTDVVGVEDMALVHPPGAVLEEVSAPALKELLSRYRFVLFDNPVLTHHARITTTLIETYEISRFHVVDDYRTMHALIRLGECITVVPAGVVLGDRGQRATDLPSARLPGLLPQISVTVGVSDAGRDHGVTEAFAASVGRFLDEDPPGAPDGDLPGTG, encoded by the coding sequence GTGGATCTCGAGGCGCTTCGTTCTTTCCTGGCGGTGGCCAAGTACCGCAGTATCTCCAAGGCCGCCGCAGGCTCGTACGTCACACAGCCGACGATGAGCCAGCGGCTGCGGCGGCTGGAGGAGAGTCTCGGTTTCGCGTTGTTCGAGCGGGGCTGGAAGGGCGCGGTGCTGACCCCGCAGGGCGCGTACTTCCTGCCGTACGCCGCCCAGCTCATCCGGGATCTGTCCAACGCCTCCGCGGTCCTGGGCAAGAAGGACCCGTCCCGGCCGCGGAGCTTCGCCGAGGTGGCCGGTCATCCGCACAAGGTCGTCTTCGGCGTGGACAACTGGCTGTCGGAGCGGTCCGTACGGGCCGTGGTGAGCAGCGCGCTGGACGTGTACGGGGCGGACGAGTTCCGGGTGACCAGCCGGCCTGCCACGACGGTGATCGACCTGCTGGAACTCAACCAGCTGGACGCCGGGCTGTTCTACTCGACGGAAGCGGACCACCCGTTCCACACCGACGTCGTGGGCGTCGAGGACATGGCGCTCGTCCATCCGCCGGGGGCGGTTCTGGAGGAGGTCAGCGCCCCGGCCCTGAAGGAGCTGCTGTCCCGCTACCGGTTCGTGCTGTTCGACAATCCGGTGCTGACGCACCATGCGAGGATCACGACCACGCTGATCGAGACGTACGAGATCTCCCGCTTCCACGTGGTGGACGACTACCGGACCATGCACGCGCTGATCCGGCTGGGGGAGTGCATCACCGTGGTTCCCGCCGGTGTCGTCCTCGGCGACCGGGGGCAGCGGGCGACGGACCTTCCCTCGGCCCGGCTGCCCGGACTGCTTCCGCAGATCAGTGTCACGGTGGGGGTCAGTGACGCGGGCCGGGACCACGGGGTGACCGAGGCGTTCGCGGCGTCCGTCGGGCGGTTCCTCGACGAGGACCCGCCCGGTGCCCCGGACGGCGATCTGCCCGGGACGGGGTGA
- a CDS encoding lamin tail domain-containing protein, which yields MSSHIPLSLRGRAAKVGLVALPLGIAGSLIALPLTAQAASPDAVISEVYGGGGNSGAPFTHDFVELGNAGSGSFDLSGWSVQYLSGSPSATTKWQVTPLTGAIPAGGTYLIQEAKGTAGDAALPTPDATGTISMSATSGTIALVHSTTALTCLTAEDCAADGSIKDLAGFGTAVVREGNPATGAGNTTSVSRDAAFTDTDDNSVDFTGGAPTPRNSTGEGSGDPSPSPTPSPTDTAPGSLRVHDIQGTTRISPHNGESVTNVPGVVTGVRSTGTKGYWLQDPDADANPATSEAIFVYTGSATPIVKVGDSVLVSGKVSEYYPGGQSSGAQSVTELTGPTAVVLSSGNPLPAAEVINSTTLAEAYAPQVPGGSIESLELKPDKYALDWLESREGMLVQVGDSRVVGASNDYNETWITTKPQQNPSYRGGTVLTGYANPNSGRLLLTSLTGDKLQANVGDTLTGTTSGPLDYGTYGGYSIQATKLGKTVSGGLTPDVAKPGKADELSVATYNVENLAPSDPQRKFDRLAQAVVKNLAAPDILSLEEIQDNSGATDDGTVAADKTIAKFVDAIRAAGGPAYDWRSIDPVNDQDGGQPGGNIRIVYLFNPARVTFVDRPGGDSTTGVQAVPDGKKGVRLSVSPGRINPTSGAWKSSRKPLVGEFTFRGEQVFVVANHFNSKGGDQPSHGIFQPPTLGSEVQRTTQAKEVNGFVSDLLSKDKKAKVVVLGDLNDYQFSKPLATLTSGKILTDLINTLPANERYSYVYDGNSQTLDHILVSSNIKKPSYEVVHINAEFYDQMSDHDPQVVRFK from the coding sequence GTGTCTTCACACATACCGCTGTCCCTGCGTGGCAGAGCTGCCAAGGTCGGCCTCGTCGCGCTTCCCCTCGGTATCGCCGGCTCACTGATCGCACTGCCTCTCACCGCCCAGGCGGCGTCCCCGGACGCCGTCATCTCCGAGGTCTACGGCGGCGGTGGCAACTCCGGCGCGCCCTTCACCCACGACTTCGTCGAGCTGGGCAACGCCGGCTCCGGATCGTTCGACCTGAGCGGCTGGTCCGTCCAGTACCTCAGCGGCTCGCCGTCGGCCACCACCAAGTGGCAGGTCACCCCGCTCACCGGGGCGATTCCCGCGGGCGGCACCTACCTGATCCAGGAGGCCAAGGGCACCGCGGGCGACGCCGCCCTGCCGACGCCCGACGCGACCGGCACCATCAGCATGTCGGCGACCAGCGGCACCATCGCGCTGGTCCACTCCACCACCGCGCTCACCTGCCTGACCGCCGAGGACTGCGCGGCCGACGGCAGCATCAAGGACCTGGCGGGCTTCGGCACCGCCGTGGTGCGCGAGGGCAACCCCGCCACCGGTGCGGGCAACACCACCTCCGTCTCGCGCGACGCCGCCTTCACCGACACGGACGACAACTCGGTCGACTTCACCGGCGGCGCTCCGACCCCGCGCAACAGCACGGGAGAGGGCTCCGGCGACCCGTCGCCCTCCCCCACCCCGTCGCCCACCGACACCGCGCCGGGCAGCCTGCGCGTCCACGACATCCAGGGCACCACCCGGATCTCCCCGCACAACGGCGAGTCCGTCACCAACGTGCCCGGCGTGGTGACCGGCGTGCGCAGCACCGGCACGAAGGGCTACTGGCTCCAGGACCCCGACGCGGACGCGAACCCGGCCACCAGCGAGGCCATCTTCGTGTACACGGGCTCCGCCACCCCCATCGTCAAGGTCGGCGACTCGGTGCTGGTGTCGGGCAAGGTCAGCGAGTACTACCCCGGCGGCCAGAGCAGCGGTGCGCAGTCCGTCACCGAACTGACCGGCCCCACGGCCGTCGTCCTGTCCTCCGGCAACCCGCTGCCGGCGGCGGAGGTCATCAACTCGACGACGCTGGCCGAGGCCTACGCCCCGCAGGTCCCGGGCGGAAGCATCGAGTCCCTGGAGCTGAAGCCCGACAAGTACGCCCTGGACTGGCTGGAGTCCCGTGAGGGCATGCTGGTGCAGGTCGGCGACTCCCGCGTGGTGGGCGCCAGCAACGACTACAACGAGACGTGGATCACCACCAAGCCCCAGCAGAACCCGTCCTACCGCGGCGGCACCGTCCTCACCGGCTACGCCAACCCCAACTCCGGGCGTCTGCTCCTCACCTCGCTGACCGGTGACAAGCTCCAGGCGAATGTGGGTGACACCCTCACCGGCACGACCTCCGGCCCGCTGGACTACGGCACCTACGGCGGCTACAGCATCCAGGCCACCAAGCTCGGCAAGACCGTCTCCGGCGGGCTGACCCCGGACGTGGCGAAGCCGGGCAAGGCGGACGAGTTGTCCGTCGCCACCTACAACGTCGAGAACCTCGCCCCGTCGGACCCGCAGCGCAAGTTCGACCGGCTGGCCCAGGCCGTCGTCAAGAACCTGGCCGCCCCGGACATCCTGAGCCTGGAGGAGATCCAGGACAACAGCGGCGCCACGGACGACGGAACGGTCGCGGCGGACAAGACCATCGCCAAGTTCGTCGACGCCATCAGGGCGGCGGGCGGCCCGGCGTACGACTGGCGCTCCATCGACCCGGTCAACGACCAGGACGGCGGCCAGCCCGGCGGCAACATCCGCATCGTCTACCTCTTCAACCCCGCGCGCGTGACCTTCGTGGACCGGCCGGGCGGCGACTCCACGACCGGCGTCCAGGCGGTCCCCGACGGCAAGAAGGGCGTCCGCCTCTCGGTGTCGCCGGGCCGGATCAACCCGACCTCCGGCGCCTGGAAGAGCAGCCGCAAGCCGCTGGTCGGCGAGTTCACCTTCCGCGGTGAGCAGGTCTTCGTCGTGGCCAACCACTTCAACTCCAAGGGCGGCGACCAGCCGTCGCACGGCATCTTCCAGCCGCCGACGCTGGGCTCCGAGGTCCAGCGCACGACGCAGGCCAAGGAGGTCAACGGCTTCGTCTCCGACCTGCTGTCCAAGGACAAGAAGGCCAAGGTCGTCGTCCTGGGCGACCTGAACGACTACCAGTTCTCCAAGCCGCTGGCCACGCTGACCTCCGGCAAGATCCTCACGGATCTGATCAACACCCTGCCGGCGAACGAGCGGTACAGCTACGTGTACGACGGCAACTCGCAGACGCTGGACCACATCCTGGTCTCGTCCAACATCAAGAAGCCCTCCTACGAGGTCGTCCACATCAACGCCGAGTTCTACGACCAGATGAGCGACCACGACCCGCAGGTGGTCCGGTTCAAGTAA
- a CDS encoding FG-GAP-like repeat-containing protein, producing MQTLRPADLGEGHEGLPQWDTDRFSAALLTWDDPRAELGGTAELRSRSVATGEWSDWRRLPDDPLTADGAEARRAGVRGGTASVWTGDADGVEVRVLRGDGTPATGLPAGLDVKLLDPGSGSGGMTGSEDAASTESAPVTGSAPVTGSAPGGAPRTVPAARPSTVVRPPVITQAEWGAWTGHGSTPRYGARIRAAIVHDTGAGSDNELSCAQSRARLRTLQQGHLARGYDDIGYNFVVDRCGQVFEGRGGGADLPVVGAHERGSNTGTVGISFIGDFTIAKPSPAARNAIARIVAWKFGMYGIDPAGKVTLGSGSGARAGGGTAGEAARIAELAGRPGISHAPPTSDFNRDGTGDLAAGTPRVSGGAGGVTVIPGGLDGPAAASKVTITQDSPGVPGSSVPGDNFGAATAWGDVNGDGYADLAIGVPGKDDDHGHADRGSVTVLYGPGLDSGFSYTASGGTPAGARFGSAVAVGDFDGDGRADVFAAGTGNGGMWSVRLTASATTSGPLTTAKGPVSHPDATTGDFNGDGYADVALVYTDAGGTGRVVWFAGSAHGLTKRGALPVRGGRCVAAGDIDGDGYDDLVIGQPHAPESGGAAGGQVTVVRGAATGLTTSGMKVVHQDGVGVAGTDRAGDGFGEAVSVGDHDADGYADVLVGAPGEGLTRDGVHHRDAGQATLLRGSASGLTATGSFALNQDTPGILDAAETGDRFGSSVALTDMTGHGYAGLVFGAEGEDGGNGLLLYTPVSGSGFGLARTVALRDTALGTPAGAHLGQNLAP from the coding sequence GTGCAGACGCTGCGGCCGGCAGACCTGGGCGAGGGGCACGAGGGGCTGCCGCAGTGGGACACGGACCGGTTCAGCGCCGCGCTGCTGACCTGGGACGACCCGCGCGCTGAACTGGGCGGCACCGCCGAACTGCGCTCCCGCTCGGTGGCGACCGGCGAGTGGTCGGACTGGCGGAGGCTGCCGGACGACCCGTTGACCGCCGACGGGGCGGAGGCCCGGCGGGCCGGGGTCCGGGGCGGCACCGCCTCCGTGTGGACCGGTGACGCGGACGGTGTGGAGGTGCGCGTCCTCAGGGGCGACGGCACGCCCGCCACGGGACTGCCCGCAGGGCTGGACGTCAAGCTGCTGGACCCCGGCTCGGGGTCCGGGGGCATGACCGGGTCCGAGGACGCCGCGTCCACCGAGTCCGCCCCGGTCACCGGGTCCGCGCCGGTCACCGGGTCCGCGCCGGGCGGCGCACCGCGCACTGTCCCGGCCGCACGCCCGTCGACGGTGGTGCGGCCGCCGGTCATCACCCAGGCGGAGTGGGGAGCCTGGACCGGACACGGCAGCACGCCGAGGTACGGAGCGCGGATCCGGGCCGCGATCGTCCACGACACCGGGGCCGGCAGCGACAACGAGCTCTCCTGTGCCCAGTCCCGCGCCCGGCTGCGCACCCTCCAGCAGGGTCACCTCGCACGCGGCTACGACGACATCGGCTACAACTTCGTCGTCGACCGCTGCGGTCAGGTCTTCGAGGGCCGCGGCGGCGGCGCGGACCTGCCGGTGGTGGGCGCGCACGAGCGCGGTTCCAACACCGGCACGGTCGGCATCTCCTTCATCGGCGACTTCACGATCGCAAAGCCGAGCCCGGCCGCGCGGAACGCCATCGCGCGGATCGTGGCGTGGAAGTTCGGAATGTACGGCATCGACCCGGCCGGCAAGGTCACGCTGGGTTCCGGCAGCGGTGCCCGTGCCGGCGGCGGGACCGCCGGGGAGGCCGCCCGGATCGCCGAGCTGGCCGGGAGACCGGGGATCTCGCACGCGCCGCCCACCTCCGACTTCAACCGCGACGGCACCGGCGACCTGGCGGCCGGTACGCCCAGGGTGTCGGGCGGCGCCGGCGGCGTGACGGTGATCCCGGGCGGCCTCGACGGCCCGGCCGCGGCCTCGAAGGTGACGATCACTCAGGACAGCCCCGGGGTCCCCGGCTCCTCCGTGCCCGGCGACAACTTCGGCGCCGCGACCGCGTGGGGCGACGTCAACGGCGACGGCTACGCCGACCTCGCGATCGGTGTGCCCGGAAAGGACGACGACCACGGGCACGCCGACCGGGGCTCGGTCACCGTCCTGTACGGGCCCGGTCTGGACTCGGGGTTCTCCTACACCGCCTCCGGCGGCACACCGGCCGGGGCACGGTTCGGCTCGGCGGTCGCCGTCGGCGACTTCGACGGCGACGGCCGCGCGGACGTCTTCGCGGCCGGCACCGGCAACGGCGGCATGTGGAGCGTACGGCTGACCGCGAGCGCCACCACCTCCGGACCGCTGACCACCGCCAAGGGCCCGGTCTCCCATCCGGACGCCACGACCGGCGACTTCAACGGGGACGGCTACGCGGACGTCGCCCTCGTGTACACCGACGCCGGCGGCACCGGGCGCGTGGTGTGGTTCGCGGGCTCCGCGCACGGGCTGACGAAGCGGGGCGCCCTCCCGGTGCGGGGCGGCCGCTGCGTCGCCGCGGGCGACATCGACGGCGACGGGTACGACGACCTCGTCATCGGCCAGCCCCACGCCCCGGAATCGGGCGGTGCGGCAGGGGGTCAGGTCACCGTGGTCCGCGGTGCGGCGACCGGGCTCACCACCAGCGGTATGAAGGTCGTCCACCAGGATGGTGTGGGCGTGGCGGGCACCGACCGGGCCGGTGACGGCTTCGGCGAGGCGGTCTCCGTCGGGGACCACGACGCGGACGGCTACGCGGACGTCCTGGTAGGCGCCCCCGGAGAAGGCCTCACCCGTGACGGCGTCCACCACCGCGACGCCGGGCAGGCCACCCTGCTCCGGGGTTCCGCGTCCGGTCTGACGGCCACCGGCTCCTTCGCCCTCAACCAGGACACCCCCGGGATCCTGGACGCGGCGGAGACGGGCGACCGGTTCGGTTCCTCCGTCGCCCTGACGGACATGACCGGCCACGGATACGCGGGGCTCGTCTTCGGCGCGGAAGGCGAGGACGGGGGCAACGGCCTCCTGCTGTACACGCCAGTCAGCGGCAGCGGCTTCGGCCTCGCCCGGACCGTCGCCCTGCGCGACACCGCCCTGGGCACACCCGCCGGCGCCCATCTCGGGCAGAACCTGGCGCCCTGA
- a CDS encoding antitoxin, producing MFDQLKNLKGKVEDIAEAHGDKISDGLEKAGEFIDGKTGGKHSSTIDTVVDKAQDAVDKLGKHKG from the coding sequence ATGTTCGACCAGCTGAAGAACCTGAAGGGCAAGGTCGAGGACATCGCCGAAGCCCACGGCGACAAGATCTCCGACGGACTGGAGAAGGCCGGCGAATTCATCGACGGCAAGACCGGCGGCAAGCACAGCAGCACGATCGACACCGTCGTCGACAAGGCACAGGACGCCGTGGACAAGCTGGGCAAGCACAAGGGCTGA
- the paaK gene encoding phenylacetate--CoA ligase PaaK, with protein MSSEVTAPVDQGPRLGQPLPDELLDSGERMTREQLRDVQLSRLRATLRHAYDNVELYRKKFDEAGVTPDDCRSLEDLARFPFTTKADLRDTYPFGMFAVPMSEVRRIHASSGTTGRPTVVGYTENDLSTWADLIARSIRAAGGRRGHKVHISYGYGLFTGGLGAHYGAERAGCTVIPASGGMTARQVQIIRDFEPEIIMVTPSYMLTLLDEFERQGVDPRTSSLKVGIFGAEPWTEAMRREIEERMDIHAVDIYGLSEVMGPGVAQECVETKDGLHVWEDHFCPEVVDPITGEVLPDGESGELVFTSLTKEALPIIRYRTRDLTRLLPGTARPAFRRIEKITGRSDDMIILRGVNVFPSQIEEVVLRVPDVAPHFQIQLTQRGRMDHMTVHIEARPGAGPEQREAAARAISKGVKDSVGISVEVCVVDPETLERSVGKIRRVRDLRRG; from the coding sequence ATGAGCAGCGAAGTGACGGCCCCGGTGGATCAGGGGCCCCGGCTGGGACAGCCGCTCCCGGACGAGCTGCTGGACAGCGGCGAGCGCATGACCCGCGAGCAGCTCCGCGATGTGCAGCTCAGCCGGCTCCGCGCGACCCTCCGCCACGCCTACGACAACGTCGAGCTCTACCGGAAGAAGTTCGACGAGGCCGGCGTCACCCCCGACGACTGCCGTTCCCTCGAGGACCTGGCCCGTTTTCCCTTCACCACCAAGGCCGACCTGCGCGACACCTACCCCTTCGGCATGTTCGCCGTCCCCATGTCCGAGGTCCGGCGCATCCACGCCTCCAGCGGCACCACCGGCCGCCCCACCGTGGTCGGCTACACCGAGAACGACCTGTCGACCTGGGCCGACCTCATCGCCCGCTCCATCCGCGCCGCGGGCGGCCGGCGGGGCCACAAGGTCCACATCTCCTACGGCTACGGCCTGTTCACCGGCGGCCTCGGCGCGCACTACGGTGCCGAGCGCGCCGGATGCACCGTGATCCCCGCCTCCGGCGGCATGACCGCGCGCCAGGTGCAGATCATCCGGGACTTCGAGCCCGAGATCATCATGGTCACGCCCTCCTACATGCTGACCCTGCTCGACGAGTTCGAGCGGCAGGGCGTGGACCCGCGCACCAGCTCCCTCAAGGTCGGCATCTTCGGCGCCGAGCCCTGGACGGAGGCGATGCGCCGGGAAATAGAGGAGCGCATGGACATCCACGCCGTCGACATCTACGGACTGTCGGAGGTCATGGGCCCGGGTGTGGCGCAGGAGTGCGTGGAGACCAAGGACGGACTGCACGTCTGGGAGGACCACTTCTGTCCCGAGGTCGTCGACCCGATCACCGGTGAGGTGCTGCCCGACGGCGAGAGCGGCGAGCTGGTGTTCACCTCGCTGACGAAGGAAGCCCTGCCGATCATCCGCTACCGCACGCGTGACCTCACCCGCCTGCTGCCCGGCACCGCACGGCCCGCCTTCCGCCGTATCGAGAAGATCACCGGCCGCAGCGACGACATGATCATCCTGCGGGGTGTGAACGTCTTCCCGAGCCAGATCGAGGAGGTCGTGCTGCGCGTGCCCGACGTCGCCCCGCACTTCCAGATCCAGTTGACCCAGCGCGGCCGCATGGACCACATGACGGTCCACATCGAGGCCCGCCCCGGCGCGGGGCCGGAGCAGCGCGAGGCGGCCGCCCGGGCGATCAGCAAGGGCGTGAAGGACTCGGTCGGCATCAGCGTCGAGGTGTGCGTGGTCGATCCGGAGACCCTGGAGCGTTCGGTGGGCAAGATCCGCCGGGTCCGGGATCTGCGCCGGGGATGA
- a CDS encoding neutral zinc metallopeptidase has translation MEFRDDVDLDASQVEDRGSGGGGIPGGGLTIGGGVIGVVVLVVALLLGVNPAGLLNGGGSNSATQQQGEDLTAKCRKGADANQSEKCRVVGVVNSIQRYWQGALPEHYQQSYTKAGTQLVSGTWSTGCGRATSAMGPFYCPADHSVYLDLGFFRELEDRFGAKGGPFAQAYVIGHEYGHHVQNLLGTMNRAGRDRKGADSGSVRLELQADCYAGVWAKNAVTTGFFDKPFTDSDIREALGAAEAVGDDRIQERTQGRVDPEGWTHGSSQQRVHWFTAGYTTGSPARCDTFTGAI, from the coding sequence ATGGAATTCCGCGATGACGTGGATCTTGATGCTTCTCAGGTCGAAGACCGCGGCAGCGGCGGCGGTGGCATTCCAGGAGGCGGGCTCACCATCGGCGGCGGCGTCATCGGCGTCGTCGTCCTGGTCGTCGCACTGCTCCTGGGCGTCAACCCGGCGGGCCTCCTGAACGGCGGCGGCTCGAACTCCGCCACCCAGCAGCAGGGGGAGGACCTGACCGCGAAGTGCCGGAAGGGCGCCGACGCCAACCAATCGGAGAAGTGCCGCGTGGTGGGCGTCGTCAACAGCATCCAGCGCTACTGGCAGGGCGCTCTCCCCGAGCACTACCAGCAGTCCTACACCAAGGCTGGAACCCAACTGGTCTCCGGCACCTGGAGCACGGGGTGCGGCCGGGCCACCTCCGCCATGGGCCCGTTCTACTGTCCGGCCGACCACAGTGTCTACCTCGACCTCGGTTTCTTCCGCGAACTGGAGGACAGGTTCGGCGCCAAGGGCGGCCCCTTCGCGCAGGCGTACGTCATCGGCCACGAGTACGGGCATCACGTGCAGAACCTGCTGGGCACCATGAACCGCGCCGGCCGGGACCGCAAGGGAGCCGACAGCGGCTCGGTCCGGCTGGAGCTCCAGGCCGACTGCTACGCCGGGGTCTGGGCCAAGAACGCCGTCACCACCGGCTTCTTCGACAAGCCGTTCACCGACTCCGACATCCGCGAGGCCCTCGGGGCCGCGGAAGCCGTCGGCGACGACCGCATCCAGGAACGCACCCAGGGCCGCGTCGACCCGGAAGGCTGGACCCACGGCAGTTCGCAGCAGCGGGTCCACTGGTTCACCGCCGGCTACACCACGGGCTCCCCGGCCCGGTGCGACACCTTCACCGGCGCCATCTGA
- the paaI gene encoding hydroxyphenylacetyl-CoA thioesterase PaaI — MTQATDVEPGPVETMFAADLASRNLGIELTHHGEGTAEVRMTVTPAMVNGHRIAHGGYLFLLADTAFACACNSHGPVTVAAAADIVFIAPAHEGDVLVATACERTRYGRSGIYDVSVRRGDEVIAEFRGRSRSLRSEKTKESR; from the coding sequence GTGACGCAGGCCACTGACGTCGAACCCGGTCCGGTCGAGACGATGTTCGCCGCGGACCTGGCTTCCCGGAATCTCGGCATCGAGCTGACGCACCACGGCGAAGGGACCGCCGAGGTGCGGATGACCGTGACGCCGGCGATGGTCAACGGGCATCGGATCGCCCACGGCGGCTATCTCTTCCTGCTCGCCGACACCGCGTTCGCCTGCGCCTGCAACAGTCACGGACCCGTGACGGTCGCGGCGGCGGCCGACATCGTCTTCATCGCCCCGGCCCACGAGGGCGACGTCCTCGTGGCGACGGCCTGCGAGCGCACCCGGTACGGCCGCAGCGGGATCTACGACGTGAGTGTCCGGCGGGGTGACGAGGTGATCGCGGAGTTCCGCGGGCGCAGCCGCAGCCTACGAAGCGAGAAGACGAAGGAGTCGCGATGA
- a CDS encoding PHP domain-containing protein — translation MGHGHSHAHGHHHHDHGTGGGSLPPALDLEVPDTELTPDQLSRRSMLRRTGLLGAGLAAGSVLAGAGQAAASQGQNQGQNQNQQSSQPSRSGGYLWLAGDHHIHTQYSSDGKYRVVDHVRQANAHGLDWMVITDHGSEQHAKIGVEKVNPDIVAARGQISDTLVFQGLEWNIPAAEHGTVFVHPGTNEVAVLKEFENSFDGAVKKATANTPANEALAIAGVNFLAEQVQRRKVKDALFLANHPARKGIDSPHEIRAWRDAQPTIAVGMEGAPGHQAAGLPAPGGPGSGRGYYDGSPGADSFSGYPLESYRTWGGFDWMTATVGGLWDSLLAEGKPWWITANSDSHSVYADSSVRGPGSDFNANGRYEDPVHGGALNLGDGDFWPGQYSRTHVGAASFSYQSVMDGIRAGRVWVDHGGLISGLNAQLRSGGKAVTLGDVLHVRRGSQVDLVVDISLANGPNWAQFVPKLARVDVIQGDVTGRVSDKDVFTTPATKVVKSFEVDKSTGSVRLTYSLGRVDKPVYVRLRGTDGNRTAVGLRGAAVDPAGPAMDVVGDADPWKDLWFYSNPMWVLPA, via the coding sequence ATGGGCCACGGCCACAGTCACGCCCACGGGCACCACCACCACGACCACGGCACGGGTGGCGGGTCCCTGCCGCCGGCGCTCGACCTGGAGGTCCCCGACACCGAGTTGACGCCCGATCAGCTGTCCCGCCGGTCCATGCTGCGCCGTACCGGCCTGCTCGGTGCCGGACTTGCGGCGGGCAGTGTGCTCGCCGGCGCCGGACAGGCGGCCGCCTCCCAGGGCCAGAACCAGGGGCAGAACCAGAACCAGCAGTCCTCGCAGCCCTCCCGCTCCGGGGGATACCTGTGGCTGGCCGGTGACCACCACATCCACACCCAGTACAGCTCCGACGGCAAGTACCGGGTCGTCGACCACGTGCGCCAGGCCAACGCGCACGGCCTGGACTGGATGGTCATCACCGACCACGGCAGCGAGCAGCACGCCAAGATCGGTGTGGAGAAGGTCAACCCGGACATCGTCGCCGCCCGCGGGCAGATCTCCGACACGCTGGTCTTCCAGGGCCTGGAGTGGAACATCCCGGCCGCCGAGCACGGCACCGTCTTCGTCCACCCCGGCACCAACGAGGTCGCCGTGCTGAAGGAGTTCGAGAACTCCTTCGACGGGGCCGTGAAGAAGGCCACCGCCAACACCCCCGCCAACGAGGCGCTCGCCATCGCGGGCGTCAACTTCCTCGCCGAGCAGGTCCAGCGCCGCAAGGTCAAGGATGCCCTGTTCCTGGCCAACCACCCCGCCCGCAAGGGCATCGACTCCCCGCACGAGATCCGTGCCTGGCGCGACGCGCAGCCGACGATCGCCGTCGGCATGGAGGGCGCTCCCGGCCACCAGGCCGCCGGCCTGCCCGCGCCGGGCGGCCCCGGCTCGGGCCGGGGTTACTACGACGGCAGCCCCGGCGCCGACTCCTTCTCCGGCTACCCGCTGGAGAGCTACCGCACCTGGGGCGGCTTCGACTGGATGACCGCGACCGTGGGCGGTCTGTGGGACAGCCTGCTGGCCGAGGGCAAGCCCTGGTGGATCACCGCCAACTCCGACTCCCACAGCGTCTACGCCGACTCCTCCGTCCGCGGGCCGGGCAGCGACTTCAACGCCAACGGCCGTTACGAGGACCCCGTCCACGGCGGCGCGCTGAACCTGGGCGACGGCGACTTCTGGCCCGGCCAGTACTCCCGCACCCACGTCGGCGCCGCCTCCTTCTCCTACCAGTCGGTCATGGACGGCATCCGCGCCGGCCGCGTCTGGGTCGACCACGGCGGGCTGATCAGCGGTCTCAACGCCCAACTGCGCTCCGGCGGCAAGGCCGTCACCCTCGGCGACGTGCTGCACGTGCGCCGCGGCAGCCAGGTCGACCTGGTAGTCGACATCAGCCTCGCCAACGGCCCGAACTGGGCGCAGTTCGTGCCGAAGCTGGCCCGGGTCGACGTGATCCAGGGCGACGTCACCGGCCGGGTCTCCGACAAGGACGTCTTCACCACCCCGGCCACCAAGGTCGTGAAGTCCTTCGAGGTGGACAAGTCCACCGGCTCGGTGCGTCTGACGTACTCCCTCGGCCGCGTGGACAAGCCGGTGTACGTGCGGCTGCGCGGCACCGACGGCAACCGCACGGCGGTCGGTCTGCGCGGTGCCGCCGTGGACCCGGCCGGACCGGCGATGGACGTGGTCGGCGACGCCGACCCGTGGAAGGACCTGTGGTTCTACTCCAACCCGATGTGGGTCCTGCCCGCATGA
- a CDS encoding DoxX family protein, which translates to MVSKRILYRAPRSTEPVARHAAAVTATAADCGLLLIRLTFGLLMAGHGAQKLFGLFGGRGLTATGQGFAALGYRPGKLFATIGGLSEFLGGLGLALGLLTPLAAAALIGVMINAMATVTGVHGLWETDGGVEYNVCIAVVALGIAAIGPGRLAVDRFFRWGAGGWSEAALALALGGAGAAVTLSL; encoded by the coding sequence ATGGTGTCGAAGCGAATTCTGTACCGGGCCCCTCGTTCCACGGAGCCGGTGGCACGGCACGCCGCCGCGGTCACGGCGACCGCCGCCGACTGCGGTCTGCTGCTCATCAGGCTCACCTTCGGCCTGCTGATGGCCGGGCACGGCGCGCAGAAGCTGTTCGGGCTCTTCGGAGGGCGCGGCCTGACCGCGACCGGTCAGGGGTTCGCGGCCCTCGGCTACCGCCCGGGAAAACTGTTCGCCACGATCGGCGGTCTGTCGGAGTTCCTGGGCGGCCTCGGCCTGGCCCTGGGGCTGCTGACCCCGCTCGCGGCCGCCGCCCTGATCGGAGTCATGATCAACGCGATGGCGACCGTCACCGGCGTCCACGGCCTGTGGGAGACGGACGGCGGAGTGGAATACAACGTGTGCATCGCCGTCGTCGCCCTGGGGATCGCCGCCATCGGCCCGGGCCGGCTGGCCGTGGACCGCTTCTTCCGTTGGGGCGCCGGCGGCTGGAGCGAGGCGGCTCTCGCCCTGGCCCTGGGCGGCGCGGGCGCCGCGGTCACGCTCAGTCTCTAG